Proteins encoded by one window of Acetivibrio thermocellus ATCC 27405:
- a CDS encoding CPBP family intramembrane glutamic endopeptidase, whose translation MRDLPSVLPKYMKALLKSLAFIILYISIYFAAQVAVTVFYSAMIITHMIITGQSIDWTSVYDVILVNTTTAVLISILLTLPIYFIIPKIQKQNFFDVFKFKKTGISILGLSLILGTSLNRFISHAFSYLERLTPLENVMQEHQETIGRIMEGNFVIVFITVGIMAPIIEEIIFRGLVLNELKKVVPACPAIILQAIIFGIYHMNPLQGVYASLLGIVLGIAAEKTGSIWTPILIHISFNSISTLLSKMPVDIPESYFPSSEHFAFVSSIVFTALSFALILRLSSRHRDITSE comes from the coding sequence ATGAGAGATTTACCTTCTGTTTTGCCAAAATATATGAAAGCTTTATTAAAGTCTCTGGCTTTCATAATACTGTATATATCCATATATTTTGCCGCACAGGTCGCCGTTACGGTGTTCTACTCCGCCATGATCATAACCCATATGATAATTACCGGTCAGTCTATAGATTGGACTTCAGTATACGACGTCATACTTGTGAATACCACAACCGCAGTACTTATTTCAATATTATTGACACTTCCCATATACTTTATTATCCCAAAAATCCAAAAGCAGAATTTTTTTGATGTATTTAAGTTTAAGAAAACCGGGATTTCGATTTTGGGTCTTAGTTTAATACTGGGAACATCTTTAAACCGGTTTATTTCCCATGCTTTTTCTTATCTTGAACGGCTGACGCCTCTTGAAAATGTAATGCAGGAACATCAGGAAACTATAGGAAGAATTATGGAGGGGAATTTTGTCATTGTTTTTATAACCGTGGGAATTATGGCTCCGATAATTGAGGAAATCATTTTCCGCGGACTTGTGCTAAATGAACTCAAAAAAGTCGTTCCCGCCTGTCCGGCAATAATCCTTCAGGCCATAATCTTCGGCATTTATCACATGAATCCCTTGCAGGGAGTATACGCCTCCCTATTGGGAATCGTCCTTGGCATAGCGGCTGAAAAGACAGGATCAATATGGACGCCGATATTGATTCATATTTCCTTTAACAGTATAAGCACTCTGTTGAGCAAAATGCCGGTGGATATTCCGGAAAGCTATTTTCCGTCCAGTGAACATTTCGCGTTTGTTTCAAGTATTGTGTTCACGGCACTGTCTTTTGCTTTGATACTGAGGCTCTCTTCACGACATCGCGACATCACCTCCGAATAG
- a CDS encoding carboxypeptidase-like regulatory domain-containing protein → MDINDKLLAQKENIDKSAARFIKALERDSIQYNSQDLDQEQKVDVNPVQLNTQNVHVHISPDTNYTSGKITGITCLKKNNQIATNVIIFLYFGRECGSPVCRTTSDSQGNYVFDELPPGFYVINAQLGDKLKYQSHYIKVLPGQSVNHPILLN, encoded by the coding sequence ATGGATATTAATGATAAACTGCTCGCACAAAAAGAAAACATAGACAAAAGTGCGGCAAGATTCATAAAAGCTTTGGAGAGAGACAGCATTCAGTACAATTCGCAGGATCTTGACCAGGAGCAAAAAGTGGATGTCAATCCGGTTCAGCTGAACACCCAAAATGTCCACGTTCATATCAGCCCGGATACAAACTATACCTCAGGAAAAATCACCGGTATTACATGCCTGAAAAAGAACAATCAAATTGCAACAAATGTTATCATATTTCTGTATTTCGGGCGCGAATGCGGCTCTCCTGTATGCAGAACAACTTCCGATTCCCAGGGAAACTATGTTTTCGATGAATTGCCTCCGGGATTCTATGTCATAAATGCACAGCTTGGAGATAAGCTTAAATATCAGTCGCATTATATAAAAGTTCTTCCCGGACAGAGCGTAAATCATCCCATCCTCTTGAACTGA
- a CDS encoding pectate lyase family protein — MQKRVSAKISFLLVLSMFIGMFFVISRNSSVQAAPSFELVGFATLNGGTTGGTGGKEVTATSISQINELLSQRKKNKDTSPLVIKFDRKLTGSEVIACKKVSNITFLGVDGKGELEGAGINIVKSKNIIVRNLKIHHTRAPMDAIGIENSQNIWIDHCELYNEIGDCNGDGIVDPNDGDTEGGDVDWYDGLLDIKKSSEYITVSWNYFHDSYKTSLIGSSDGDDYDRKITFHHNICANVKSRTPSYRGGTGHMFNNYYVDVLGSGINSRVGAKLRIEGNIFERVGCGAVDSKTGFAEGPIGSYYSSKIGYWDVRDNIFIDCKGNQPTTSTCSFEPPYKYDHVLQPASQVKETVLRYAGVQGNIVLPTTSPTNPPAATPTQPKNTQQPTVKYGDLNGDGNVNSTDSILMKRYLMKSVDLNEEQLKAADVNLDGRVNSTDRSILNRYLLKIIEKLPYGNEIPPATPTPTDTHPSSTPTEGVVHEAESSSNHLKYAKVESNYVVFDQTKDAYIEMKKVNSPVTGEVTITIVYSNGSGKSLPMEIKVNSTTIESNKEFPSTGAWNIWSTLSVKANMNSGSDNVIRIKTRSNDGGPRIDKVIVSAGGSGYTPATTPPSTTKPVTTPTPTVPTSTSAIPVEGDIILSPNGSMTLQQAIDLIQPGKTIYLKAGTYKYSKTILIKEGNDGLPNARKTLAAYGDGEVIIDFSAMTENSSNRGIVLDAKYWHVKGITIKGAGDNGMLLSGHYNIIEKCTFRENRDSGLQLSRYNTSYNTKDKWPSNNLIIDCLSTMNMDSRREDADGFAAKLTCGEGNVFRNCIAINNCDDGWDLYTKKETGAIGVVTLENCQAIGNGYGVNGKDTGGDGNGYKLGDDTASVPHILINCVAKNNKKHGFTGNGNPAKIVLQNCTGSGNGGKLFDRLDNAIFK, encoded by the coding sequence ATGCAAAAAAGAGTTTCGGCAAAAATCTCGTTCTTGTTGGTTTTATCAATGTTTATTGGTATGTTTTTTGTAATATCCAGAAATTCTTCTGTTCAAGCGGCGCCAAGCTTTGAACTGGTTGGATTTGCAACGTTGAACGGCGGTACCACGGGCGGTACGGGCGGTAAAGAAGTGACTGCCACCAGTATATCGCAGATTAACGAGCTGTTAAGCCAAAGGAAAAAGAATAAAGACACATCACCTCTTGTAATCAAGTTTGACAGAAAATTGACCGGTTCAGAAGTTATTGCCTGTAAAAAAGTAAGCAACATTACATTTCTCGGTGTTGACGGCAAAGGTGAATTGGAAGGTGCCGGAATCAATATAGTCAAGTCAAAAAATATCATTGTTCGAAATTTGAAAATTCACCATACAAGAGCCCCTATGGATGCAATCGGTATTGAGAATTCCCAGAATATTTGGATTGACCACTGTGAATTGTATAACGAGATTGGCGACTGTAACGGTGACGGAATAGTTGACCCGAATGACGGAGACACCGAAGGCGGAGATGTTGACTGGTATGACGGACTTTTGGATATTAAAAAGTCCAGCGAATATATAACTGTATCGTGGAACTATTTCCATGACTCCTACAAAACAAGTCTTATAGGCTCATCGGACGGTGATGACTATGACAGAAAAATAACTTTCCATCATAATATATGTGCAAACGTTAAATCCCGTACGCCAAGCTACAGAGGCGGTACAGGGCATATGTTCAACAACTATTATGTGGATGTTTTAGGCAGCGGTATAAACTCAAGAGTGGGCGCAAAATTAAGAATCGAAGGAAACATTTTTGAAAGGGTCGGATGTGGAGCGGTAGACAGCAAAACAGGCTTTGCGGAAGGACCGATTGGTTCGTATTACAGCAGTAAAATCGGATATTGGGATGTAAGAGACAATATATTTATTGATTGTAAAGGAAATCAGCCTACTACTTCAACATGCAGCTTTGAGCCGCCATACAAGTATGACCATGTATTGCAGCCTGCAAGCCAGGTTAAAGAAACTGTGCTGCGTTATGCCGGTGTCCAGGGTAATATTGTACTGCCGACTACATCTCCGACAAATCCACCTGCGGCTACACCGACGCAACCGAAAAATACTCAGCAGCCGACTGTGAAATATGGTGATTTGAACGGAGACGGAAATGTCAACTCAACAGATTCGATTTTAATGAAAAGATATCTTATGAAAAGTGTTGATTTAAATGAAGAACAGCTTAAGGCTGCGGATGTGAACCTTGACGGCAGAGTGAATTCGACCGATAGGAGCATACTGAACAGATACCTGTTAAAAATAATTGAGAAGCTGCCTTATGGTAACGAGATACCTCCGGCAACGCCGACGCCCACCGATACGCATCCGAGTTCAACTCCGACCGAAGGTGTGGTACACGAGGCGGAAAGCAGCAGCAACCATTTGAAATACGCCAAAGTGGAATCCAACTATGTTGTGTTTGACCAGACGAAAGATGCGTATATTGAAATGAAAAAAGTTAATTCACCTGTAACCGGTGAGGTGACAATTACCATTGTATATTCAAACGGTTCGGGGAAAAGCCTGCCGATGGAAATCAAAGTAAACAGCACTACCATTGAAAGCAATAAAGAATTTCCAAGCACAGGAGCATGGAATATATGGAGCACTCTCAGTGTAAAAGCAAATATGAACAGCGGTTCGGATAATGTTATAAGAATCAAAACACGTTCAAATGACGGTGGACCGCGAATTGACAAAGTAATTGTAAGTGCCGGGGGGTCAGGATACACACCGGCAACAACGCCGCCCTCAACAACCAAGCCTGTAACCACACCAACGCCAACAGTGCCAACATCAACATCTGCAATCCCTGTGGAAGGAGACATTATTCTTTCACCCAATGGTTCAATGACGCTTCAGCAAGCCATTGACTTGATTCAACCGGGAAAGACAATATATTTGAAAGCAGGAACATACAAATATTCAAAAACTATACTCATAAAAGAAGGAAATGACGGTTTGCCAAACGCAAGAAAGACGTTGGCGGCCTATGGGGACGGAGAAGTAATTATTGACTTCTCAGCGATGACGGAAAATTCCTCCAACAGAGGTATTGTTCTTGATGCCAAATACTGGCATGTCAAAGGAATAACCATAAAAGGAGCGGGAGACAACGGAATGCTGCTCTCAGGACACTACAATATTATTGAAAAATGTACGTTCAGAGAGAACCGCGACTCAGGACTCCAGCTGTCAAGATACAATACCTCCTATAATACAAAAGACAAATGGCCCAGCAATAATCTTATAATAGACTGCCTGTCAACCATGAACATGGATTCCCGCCGTGAGGATGCCGACGGTTTTGCGGCAAAACTTACCTGCGGAGAAGGTAACGTATTTAGAAATTGTATAGCCATTAACAACTGTGATGACGGGTGGGACTTGTATACCAAGAAAGAAACAGGAGCTATAGGCGTTGTAACTTTGGAAAACTGCCAGGCTATAGGAAACGGTTATGGTGTGAACGGAAAAGATACAGGCGGAGACGGTAACGGGTACAAACTTGGAGATGACACCGCTTCAGTACCCCATATACTTATAAATTGTGTGGCTAAAAACAATAAAAAGCATGGATTTACCGGCAACGGTAATCCGGCGAAAATTGTATTGCAAAACTGCACCGGTTCGGGTAACGGAGGAAAACTGTTTGACAGACTTGACAATGCAATATTTAAATAA
- a CDS encoding chloride channel protein produces the protein MKQSTTFYRNQFIMCIAAIPLGAVTGAICAVFGLTLLKITDYRTNHYLYLLPFLGIAGVFITWCYNRFGNDSAKGMALLFEIHQDKRSSIPLRLIPFAVGSTWLTHLFGGSAGREGVATQIGGTLGSYIGNKIRVSGANKILMISGMAAGFSGLFHTPLAAVFFALEVLHCGVIEYSALLPSFVSAYTASCISEILGLQKSTYFLDCRIVPSFSFIMKIIVLGVLFGLTGMLFSILLKKLRALLTNYIKNNIIRIFVFGTIIGIISIICFQGRYSGPGTNLISACFSNDIMPWDFMLKILFTALTLAAGYYGGEVVPLFSIGASAGFVLANVLGLPIELCVALGYAAVFGSATNTFFAPLFISTEIFGTEYLPVFAAVCAIAYMFNGNNSIYPLQIPHEAISKVLPLSEKNFAGKKIFKILNHQYKDRKVYH, from the coding sequence ATGAAACAATCAACCACTTTTTACCGCAATCAATTTATCATGTGCATTGCAGCCATTCCGCTCGGTGCAGTAACAGGTGCAATCTGTGCCGTTTTTGGCTTAACCTTGCTTAAGATTACAGATTACAGAACCAATCATTATCTTTATCTGCTTCCGTTTCTTGGAATCGCCGGCGTCTTCATTACTTGGTGTTACAACAGGTTTGGCAACGACAGTGCAAAAGGAATGGCTCTTTTGTTTGAAATACACCAAGACAAGCGCTCATCCATTCCTTTAAGGCTCATTCCTTTCGCAGTGGGCAGTACATGGCTGACCCATTTGTTTGGAGGCAGTGCGGGCCGCGAAGGAGTTGCCACACAAATCGGCGGTACTTTGGGCAGCTATATAGGGAATAAAATCAGAGTTTCCGGGGCAAATAAAATATTAATGATTTCCGGCATGGCGGCAGGTTTCAGCGGTTTGTTTCACACACCTCTTGCAGCCGTTTTTTTTGCTCTTGAGGTTCTTCACTGTGGAGTAATTGAGTATTCCGCACTTCTTCCGTCGTTCGTATCCGCCTATACTGCAAGCTGCATTTCAGAAATTCTTGGCCTTCAAAAGTCAACTTATTTTTTAGATTGTAGAATAGTGCCAAGCTTTTCCTTCATAATGAAGATAATCGTATTAGGTGTACTGTTCGGTCTTACAGGCATGCTGTTTTCAATTTTGCTGAAGAAATTAAGAGCGCTGTTAACAAATTATATAAAAAATAATATTATACGAATATTTGTATTCGGTACAATTATCGGTATTATTTCTATCATCTGTTTTCAAGGCAGATATTCCGGGCCGGGTACAAACCTCATTTCGGCATGTTTTTCGAACGACATTATGCCATGGGATTTTATGCTCAAAATACTCTTTACTGCGTTGACTCTGGCAGCCGGATACTATGGCGGAGAGGTTGTACCGTTATTCTCCATCGGTGCATCCGCAGGTTTCGTACTGGCAAATGTGTTGGGATTGCCTATTGAACTGTGTGTGGCTCTCGGATATGCGGCAGTTTTCGGAAGTGCCACCAATACATTTTTCGCACCTCTGTTTATAAGTACGGAAATCTTTGGAACTGAATACCTTCCCGTGTTTGCTGCAGTATGTGCCATAGCTTACATGTTCAACGGAAACAATTCCATCTACCCTCTTCAGATTCCTCATGAGGCAATAAGCAAAGTTCTGCCTTTAAGTGAAAAAAACTTCGCCGGAAAAAAGATATTTAAAATCTTAAACCACCAATACAAAGACAGAAAGGTATATCATTAA